One Myxococcota bacterium DNA segment encodes these proteins:
- the rplC gene encoding 50S ribosomal protein L3, with translation MTLGLMAKKLGMTQIFMEDGVRVAVTVLKLEPNVVVSKRLQEKDGYTALQLGMGAIREKLLTKADRGHFAKSGVENKRHLREFRVDQAKLDAYEIGAAIGLEFFEGSQSVDVTSVSKGKGFAGVMKRHNFSGFPATHGTHEFFRHGGSIGMRSQPGKVLKGKRMAGHMGDETVVVNNLRLIRTMPEENLILLRGAVPGGKNALVEIYPSTRRPKGLAGVGGHAVEEASKNPMKASKAAGKGKPAAKKK, from the coding sequence ATGACATTAGGATTGATGGCCAAAAAACTTGGCATGACACAAATTTTTATGGAAGACGGCGTTCGCGTCGCAGTGACTGTTTTGAAGCTTGAACCCAATGTGGTCGTTTCAAAGCGTCTTCAAGAAAAAGACGGTTACACCGCACTTCAATTAGGGATGGGCGCGATTCGCGAAAAGTTGCTTACCAAAGCAGACCGCGGTCATTTTGCTAAATCCGGTGTTGAAAACAAAAGACATTTGCGTGAGTTCCGCGTGGATCAAGCAAAGCTTGATGCTTACGAAATCGGCGCAGCGATCGGCCTTGAGTTTTTTGAAGGTTCGCAATCAGTGGATGTGACTTCCGTGAGCAAAGGTAAAGGCTTTGCTGGTGTGATGAAGCGCCATAATTTCTCTGGTTTTCCGGCGACTCACGGTACCCACGAATTCTTCCGTCACGGCGGTTCGATCGGTATGCGTTCGCAGCCTGGTAAAGTTTTGAAGGGTAAGCGCATGGCTGGCCACATGGGTGATGAAACCGTTGTGGTGAACAATTTGCGTCTGATTCGCACGATGCCTGAAGAAAACCTGATACTCTTGAGAGGCGCTGTGCCAGGCGGTAAAAACGCTTTGGTTGAAATCTATCCTTCAACCCGCAGACCGAAGGGTCTTGCTGGTGTCGGTGGTCATGCGGTTGAAGAAGCCAGCAAGAACCCGATGAAGGCATCAAAGGCAGCTGGTAAAGGCAAGCCTGCGGCGAAGAAAAAATAG